The following coding sequences lie in one Mesorhizobium sp. NZP2298 genomic window:
- a CDS encoding sugar phosphate isomerase/epimerase family protein: MTKSTELVAAYWTIAGDVYPFAPNEISPFPFAERVEAAAKAGYKGVGLIHADLQATREQIGLKEMRRILDANGMPHVELEFITHWFSGGELKLASDKVRRELFEAAEALGARDVKIAPEFDARTIDLPHVTDSFAEICQDAARYGTSIALEVMPFSNVGTLETARAIVEGAAQRNGGLLLDIWHIGRGGIPYEAVAKVPRQYVVSVELDDADADVVGTLWEDTIYQRRLCGEGVLDPPAFIDAIQRTGFDGFYSVEVISRKHRVLPLEEAARRSFETTMAQFAGT, translated from the coding sequence ATGACCAAGAGCACGGAACTCGTTGCCGCCTACTGGACGATCGCGGGCGATGTCTATCCTTTCGCGCCCAACGAGATCAGCCCCTTCCCCTTTGCCGAACGCGTCGAGGCGGCGGCGAAGGCCGGCTACAAGGGCGTCGGTCTCATCCACGCCGACCTCCAGGCCACGCGCGAGCAGATCGGCCTCAAGGAAATGCGCCGCATTCTCGATGCCAACGGCATGCCGCATGTGGAGCTGGAATTCATCACGCACTGGTTCTCCGGCGGCGAGCTGAAGCTTGCCTCCGACAAGGTGCGCAGGGAACTGTTCGAGGCGGCCGAGGCGCTTGGCGCGCGCGACGTCAAGATCGCACCCGAATTCGACGCCAGGACCATCGACCTGCCGCATGTGACCGACAGCTTCGCCGAGATCTGCCAGGATGCGGCACGCTACGGAACCAGCATCGCGCTGGAGGTAATGCCGTTCTCCAATGTCGGCACGCTGGAAACCGCACGCGCTATTGTCGAAGGCGCGGCACAACGCAATGGCGGCCTGCTGCTGGACATCTGGCATATCGGCCGCGGCGGCATCCCCTATGAGGCGGTGGCCAAGGTCCCCCGGCAATATGTCGTCTCCGTCGAACTGGACGACGCCGATGCGGATGTCGTCGGCACGCTCTGGGAAGACACGATCTATCAGCGGCGGCTTTGCGGCGAAGGCGTGCTCGATCCGCCGGCCTTCATCGACGCGATCCAGCGTACCGGCTTCGACGGTTTCTACTCGGTCGAAGTGATCTCCAGGAAACACCGCGTCCTGCCGCTCGAGGAAGCGGCGCGGCGCTCTTTTGAAACCACCATGGCGCAGTTCGCCGGGACATAA
- a CDS encoding SDR family NAD(P)-dependent oxidoreductase, whose product MDTNLKGKTVLITGAAKGIGRETAIAFGREGSRLALLDIDAESLAETVEAVAAAGGQATAFKADLSSAGDIEDKVGAAIAHLGGGLDVLVNNVGSGAVRTFDQLTDAEWDKTFSLNFMSYVRTTRIVLPVMRKQGKGAIVNNASDLARQPEGVPIDYSASKAAVLALTKGLARSEGANNIRINAVAPGPVWTPFWTQPGGFAETMGKFHNMEPQKAVEHEMSLRQLPLGRLGKPEEVANVIVFLASDLASFVTSSVWGVDGGSIRAIA is encoded by the coding sequence ATGGATACCAATCTCAAGGGCAAGACGGTACTGATCACCGGCGCCGCCAAGGGCATCGGCCGGGAAACCGCGATCGCCTTCGGACGCGAGGGCAGCCGCCTGGCGCTGCTCGACATCGATGCCGAAAGCCTTGCCGAAACGGTGGAGGCCGTCGCCGCGGCCGGCGGACAGGCCACGGCCTTCAAGGCCGACCTTTCCTCCGCCGGCGATATCGAGGACAAGGTCGGCGCGGCGATCGCCCACCTGGGTGGCGGGCTCGACGTCCTGGTCAACAATGTCGGCTCGGGCGCGGTCCGCACCTTCGACCAACTGACCGATGCCGAGTGGGACAAGACCTTCTCGCTCAATTTCATGAGCTATGTGCGCACCACGCGCATCGTGCTGCCGGTGATGCGCAAGCAGGGCAAGGGTGCGATCGTCAACAACGCTTCCGATCTTGCCCGGCAGCCGGAAGGCGTGCCGATCGACTATTCCGCCTCGAAGGCGGCGGTGCTCGCGCTGACCAAGGGGCTGGCCCGCAGCGAAGGCGCAAACAACATCCGCATCAACGCCGTGGCGCCGGGCCCGGTCTGGACGCCTTTCTGGACGCAGCCGGGCGGTTTTGCCGAGACCATGGGCAAGTTCCACAATATGGAACCGCAGAAGGCGGTCGAACACGAAATGTCGTTGCGCCAACTCCCGCTCGGCCGGCTCGGCAAGCCCGAGGAAGTCGCCAATGTGATCGTCTTCCTCGCCTCCGACCTTGCGTCCTTCGTCACGTCGTCGGTCTGGGGCGTGGATGGCGGCTCGATCCGCGCCATAGCTTGA
- a CDS encoding oxidoreductase produces MTCNPRYEILFEPMRIGPVTAPNRFYQVPHASGMTNALPRVRAAFREAKAEGGWGVICTGACSIDPSSDDAPLPFATLWDDNDIRAHALMTEAVHRHGSLAGVELWHGGASVMNRTSRLPPLSPSGIPWMATHVGFMGNLRPKTMDKADMKEVLRCQAEAARKARTAGFDVVYVYAGMGYLGYEFLLPEYNHRTDEYGGPIENRVRFVREMIEVTKDAVGKDCGVALRVSLEELRGRPGRNQPSEAHELIELLADLPDLFDVKMDSSPTDCSASRFTGEGSHEPVIDFVKSLTKKPVVGVGRFTSPDTMVSQIRRGVLDFIGGARPSIADPFLPAKIREGREAEIRECIGCNICISSWHDGVPVRCTQNPTAGEEWRRGWHPERVERADRAERILVVGGGPAGLECALTLGRRGHEVTLADSSRTFGGRLTFEKTLPGLSAWNRVVDYRLGRLGEMNNVSLYPESVLGADEIVDLAPDRVVLATGARWTDMLYSSLEIPVGRLDHAEVFTPDDIAAGRLPQGPTLVFDFDNYYMGGVLTEHLAAQGVPVSYVTPAGQASAWTIMTNELPLVHRALARRNVPVTTLHLLKSFDGETATLAHLFTGEESRIACRSVLIVGLRLPRNELFETLTERADALTAVGIRSVDRIGDTLAPGAIAHAVHSGHKLAREIGTKVRWQPYRRDTPIVDAVADFDMRTAAE; encoded by the coding sequence ATGACCTGCAATCCCCGCTACGAAATCCTGTTCGAGCCGATGCGGATCGGGCCGGTCACCGCGCCGAACCGCTTCTACCAGGTGCCGCATGCCAGCGGCATGACCAACGCCCTTCCAAGGGTGCGTGCGGCCTTTCGCGAAGCCAAGGCCGAGGGCGGATGGGGCGTGATCTGCACCGGCGCCTGTTCGATCGATCCCAGTTCGGACGACGCCCCGCTGCCTTTCGCCACTTTGTGGGACGACAATGATATCCGTGCCCATGCGCTGATGACGGAGGCCGTCCACCGCCATGGCTCGCTTGCCGGCGTGGAACTCTGGCATGGCGGCGCGTCCGTCATGAACAGGACGAGCCGGCTGCCGCCGCTCTCGCCATCGGGAATTCCCTGGATGGCCACGCATGTCGGCTTCATGGGCAATCTGCGGCCGAAGACCATGGACAAGGCCGACATGAAGGAGGTGTTGCGATGCCAGGCCGAGGCGGCGCGCAAGGCGCGCACGGCCGGCTTCGACGTGGTCTACGTCTATGCCGGCATGGGCTATCTCGGCTACGAGTTCCTGCTGCCGGAGTACAACCATCGCACCGACGAGTACGGCGGACCGATCGAGAACCGCGTGCGCTTCGTGCGCGAGATGATCGAGGTCACCAAGGATGCCGTCGGCAAGGATTGCGGCGTCGCGCTGCGCGTCAGCCTAGAGGAACTGCGCGGCCGGCCCGGCCGCAACCAGCCTTCGGAAGCGCATGAGCTGATCGAACTTTTGGCCGACCTGCCCGACCTGTTCGACGTCAAGATGGATTCCAGCCCGACCGACTGTTCGGCGTCGCGCTTCACCGGTGAAGGCAGCCATGAGCCGGTGATCGATTTCGTCAAGTCGCTGACGAAAAAGCCGGTGGTCGGCGTCGGCCGCTTCACCTCTCCCGACACCATGGTCTCGCAGATCAGGCGCGGCGTGCTCGACTTCATCGGCGGCGCGCGGCCCTCGATCGCCGACCCCTTCCTGCCGGCCAAGATCCGCGAGGGCCGCGAGGCCGAAATCCGCGAATGCATCGGCTGCAACATCTGCATTTCGAGTTGGCATGACGGCGTGCCGGTGCGCTGCACGCAGAACCCGACCGCCGGCGAGGAATGGCGGCGCGGCTGGCACCCCGAGCGTGTCGAGCGTGCCGACAGAGCGGAGCGCATCCTGGTTGTCGGCGGCGGACCGGCCGGGCTCGAATGCGCGCTGACGCTTGGCCGGCGTGGCCATGAGGTGACACTCGCCGACAGCAGCCGTACGTTCGGCGGGCGGCTGACCTTCGAGAAGACACTGCCCGGCCTGTCGGCCTGGAACCGCGTCGTCGATTACCGGCTCGGACGGCTCGGCGAGATGAACAATGTCTCGCTCTATCCCGAGAGTGTCTTGGGCGCGGACGAAATCGTCGACCTGGCGCCGGACCGGGTCGTGCTTGCGACCGGCGCACGCTGGACCGACATGCTCTACTCCTCCCTGGAGATACCGGTCGGCCGGCTCGACCACGCGGAAGTGTTCACACCCGATGACATCGCCGCCGGCCGCCTTCCGCAAGGACCAACCTTGGTCTTCGATTTCGACAATTATTACATGGGCGGCGTGCTGACCGAGCATCTGGCGGCGCAGGGCGTTCCGGTCAGCTACGTCACCCCGGCCGGCCAGGCGTCCGCCTGGACGATCATGACCAACGAGCTGCCGCTGGTGCATCGTGCGCTGGCGCGCCGCAACGTGCCGGTGACGACCTTGCATCTGTTGAAATCCTTCGATGGCGAGACGGCGACGCTGGCGCATCTGTTCACCGGCGAGGAGAGCCGCATCGCCTGCCGCTCGGTGCTGATCGTCGGGCTGCGCTTGCCGCGCAACGAGCTGTTCGAGACGCTGACGGAACGGGCGGACGCGCTTACGGCCGTCGGCATCCGCAGCGTCGATCGTATCGGCGACACGCTCGCGCCGGGCGCCATCGCCCACGCCGTTCACAGCGGTCACAAGCTGGCTCGAGAGATCGGTACAAAGGTTCGCTGGCAGCCTTATAGACGCGACACGCCGATCGTCGACGCGGTGGCGGATTTCGATATGCGCACGGCAGCCGAATAG
- a CDS encoding intradiol ring-cleavage dioxygenase, whose amino-acid sequence MGKAEASHARPPKYPYFEEETSVDVVNARMGPDVDPRLREVMSVLVKHLHAAIKEIEPTHEEWLKGITFLTEVGQMCSEWRQEFILLSDTLGVSMLVDAINHRRPNGATENTILGPFYVPEAPRYEHGTNICLDGKGEPLVVRGRVVDTEGKPVAGALIDVWQTNDDGFYDVQQKGLQPDWNLRGVFTSGENGDYWYRAVKPRYYPIPDDGPVGKMLAALGRHPNRAAHIHFIISAPGYDPVITHIFTPDCQYLAEDAVFGVKDSLIADFKKITDPTSAAELGFTSPYWAVNWDFVLARKSAGTA is encoded by the coding sequence TTGGGCAAAGCAGAGGCCAGCCATGCGCGGCCGCCGAAATATCCGTATTTCGAGGAGGAGACCTCGGTCGACGTCGTCAACGCGCGCATGGGACCGGACGTCGATCCGCGCCTGCGCGAGGTGATGAGCGTGCTGGTCAAGCACCTGCACGCCGCCATCAAGGAGATCGAGCCGACCCATGAGGAATGGCTCAAGGGCATCACCTTCCTGACCGAAGTCGGCCAGATGTGCTCGGAGTGGCGGCAGGAATTCATCCTTCTGTCCGACACGCTCGGCGTCTCGATGCTGGTCGACGCCATCAATCACCGGCGTCCGAATGGCGCGACAGAGAACACGATTCTCGGACCGTTCTACGTGCCCGAGGCACCGCGCTACGAGCACGGCACGAACATCTGCCTGGACGGCAAGGGCGAGCCGCTGGTGGTGCGCGGACGCGTGGTGGATACCGAAGGCAAACCGGTCGCCGGCGCGCTGATCGACGTCTGGCAGACAAATGACGACGGCTTCTACGACGTCCAGCAGAAGGGGCTGCAGCCGGACTGGAACCTGCGCGGCGTGTTCACCAGCGGCGAGAACGGCGACTATTGGTACCGGGCCGTCAAGCCGCGCTACTATCCGATCCCGGACGACGGACCCGTGGGCAAGATGCTTGCCGCGCTGGGACGCCATCCGAACCGGGCCGCCCATATCCATTTCATCATCAGCGCGCCGGGCTACGACCCGGTCATCACCCATATCTTCACGCCTGATTGCCAGTATCTCGCCGAGGACGCGGTCTTCGGCGTGAAGGATTCGCTGATCGCGGATTTCAAGAAGATCACGGACCCGACAAGCGCGGCGGAGCTTGGTTTCACGTCTCCCTATTGGGCGGTGAACTGGGATTTCGTACTGGCGCGCAAATCGGCGGGCACCGCCTAA
- a CDS encoding YciI family protein, giving the protein MTLFAVHCLDHADALPRRLANYDAHKAHLAQGRVKTVISGPLVAEDGETMIGSLFVFSAEKIEDVRAFNAADPFNAANVWRSVSINPFLMRVDNRS; this is encoded by the coding sequence GTGACACTGTTTGCCGTCCACTGTCTGGACCACGCCGATGCCTTGCCGAGGCGCCTGGCCAATTATGACGCGCACAAGGCGCATCTTGCGCAGGGGCGTGTGAAGACCGTCATCTCCGGTCCGCTGGTGGCAGAGGACGGGGAGACGATGATCGGCTCGCTCTTTGTGTTTTCCGCCGAAAAGATCGAGGATGTCAGGGCATTCAATGCCGCAGACCCCTTCAACGCGGCCAATGTCTGGCGGTCCGTCAGCATCAACCCGTTCCTGATGCGCGTCGACAACCGGAGCTAG
- a CDS encoding extracellular solute-binding protein, translating to MNDHEFLRVYDFVDRLRTPFLGVADVEDEASWRMVHYIMRSELEGYPVTMSKLALVSGLSHGTAIRRIQGMIGKGLVERRPSPDKPRSFTLHPTEQLTTLAVNYAAETKALIAEILGGRGTEEHETNYYFGAPRRGNPVIPPINLLKSRITEGVELQFLLNDDNYFAAMRNMWSDFRNNLASARSFKLVHQNDLYREGLANGQRSVSAYDIIAIDMPWLGEFAGRGLVMPIGDMIRESGINPMDFHPSIWSTTTWQRVEYGVPIYCTIEVLACRSDLFDGAGLTLPRTFEEVISAGRVFHNPSAERYGIAWNAARMPLASSFMFFLGCCGQTVLSIRRTPTGYSTENLDRQHMRPQIDSEAALTVLDYMHRLLEIAQPGALDAHWDDSCAVFLKGQSAMGYVWTMRAAQFEAEVRSAVKRRVSYVPQPSGPGGTNTSPIGGFLLCIPSNIDPKRLPLATEALAWMASREAMKEHVKNGFPVAPRFSVSADPEATGRSQLVRFVGNLGNRNLLRNWQRPPVPFYTDMERIIGEEIHDALSGGKSDRAALKDAQDRLDRIIDSTIGV from the coding sequence ATGAACGACCACGAATTCCTGCGCGTCTACGATTTCGTCGACCGGCTGAGGACGCCGTTCCTCGGTGTCGCCGATGTCGAGGACGAGGCGTCGTGGCGCATGGTGCACTACATCATGCGATCGGAGCTCGAGGGCTATCCGGTGACGATGAGCAAGCTCGCGCTGGTCTCCGGCCTCAGCCATGGAACGGCGATCCGGCGCATCCAGGGCATGATCGGCAAGGGGCTTGTCGAGCGTCGGCCGTCGCCGGACAAGCCGAGGAGCTTCACGCTGCATCCCACGGAGCAGCTGACGACGCTTGCGGTCAACTATGCGGCGGAAACCAAGGCTCTGATCGCGGAGATCCTGGGCGGGCGCGGCACGGAGGAACACGAAACCAACTACTATTTCGGCGCGCCGCGCCGCGGCAATCCTGTCATTCCGCCGATCAACCTGCTGAAGAGCCGGATCACCGAAGGCGTCGAGCTGCAGTTCCTACTCAACGACGACAATTATTTCGCGGCGATGCGCAACATGTGGTCGGATTTCCGCAACAACCTCGCCAGCGCCAGGAGCTTCAAGCTCGTCCACCAGAACGACCTCTACCGCGAAGGTCTGGCCAACGGCCAGCGCTCGGTGTCGGCCTATGACATCATCGCCATCGACATGCCCTGGCTCGGCGAGTTCGCGGGCAGGGGGCTGGTCATGCCGATCGGCGACATGATCCGCGAATCCGGCATCAATCCAATGGATTTCCACCCGTCGATCTGGTCGACGACGACCTGGCAGAGGGTGGAGTACGGGGTGCCGATCTATTGCACCATCGAGGTGCTCGCCTGCCGCAGCGACCTTTTCGACGGTGCCGGGCTCACCCTGCCCAGGACCTTCGAGGAGGTGATCTCGGCCGGCCGGGTCTTCCACAATCCGTCCGCGGAGCGCTACGGCATTGCCTGGAACGCGGCGCGCATGCCGCTCGCGTCAAGCTTCATGTTCTTCCTCGGCTGCTGCGGCCAGACAGTGCTGTCGATCCGGCGCACGCCGACCGGCTACTCGACGGAAAATCTCGACCGCCAGCACATGCGGCCGCAGATCGACAGCGAGGCCGCACTCACCGTGCTTGACTACATGCACCGGCTTCTCGAGATCGCCCAGCCGGGCGCGCTCGATGCGCATTGGGACGATTCCTGCGCGGTGTTCCTGAAGGGCCAGAGCGCCATGGGCTATGTCTGGACCATGCGCGCGGCGCAGTTCGAGGCGGAGGTGCGCTCGGCCGTGAAGCGCCGGGTCTCCTATGTGCCGCAGCCCAGCGGGCCGGGCGGCACCAACACGTCGCCGATCGGCGGCTTCCTGCTCTGCATCCCTTCCAACATCGATCCGAAAAGACTGCCGCTGGCAACGGAGGCGCTTGCCTGGATGGCCTCACGCGAAGCGATGAAAGAGCATGTGAAGAACGGCTTTCCGGTCGCGCCGCGCTTTTCGGTGAGCGCGGATCCCGAAGCCACCGGCCGTTCGCAGCTGGTGCGCTTCGTCGGCAACCTCGGCAACCGCAACCTGCTCAGGAACTGGCAGCGGCCGCCGGTTCCCTTCTACACCGACATGGAGCGCATCATCGGCGAGGAAATCCATGACGCGTTGTCCGGCGGAAAATCCGACCGGGCGGCTCTGAAGGACGCGCAGGACCGCCTCGACCGGATCATCGACAGCACGATCGGCGTCTAG
- a CDS encoding trimethylamine methyltransferase family protein: MERTAARRRPGRPQREIGGIEQRPWKQLTRPYAPIEILSDDQVRTIHEMGLTILEEIGMRVLQPRARQFYRAAGCDVDESAMRVRFDRAMVMERVAMAPSSFELRARNPAKNVKVGGKHCILSSVGGPAYVMDNDRGRRPGTYAEMCDYLKLIQSFNVLHQEGGGPFEPLDLHQNTRHLDLYYAEITLLDKNWQPQTLGQGRAIDALEMVAISLGTTRENLAREMPVFTGIINTNSPLQLDEPMAEGLIALAEHGQVNVITPFTLAGAMSPVTLAGALSQQHAEALAGIVLTQIVRPGVPVMYGGFTSNVDMKTGAPAFGTPEYTQAAQITGQLCRLIGVPFRSSNVTAANSVDAQAAYESAMSLWGCLMGGANLVLHAAGWLGGGLTASFEKLVIDAEMLQMMSAYFDPPVVDIDTLALEAVREVGPAGHFFGAAHTMQRYERAFYSPLVSNWDNYDTWVERGQVTARERANVVWKRMVAEYEQPPIDPGIDEALRDYMERRKREGGSPLN; the protein is encoded by the coding sequence ATGGAACGCACCGCCGCACGTCGCAGACCCGGCCGCCCGCAGCGCGAGATCGGCGGCATCGAGCAGCGTCCGTGGAAGCAGCTGACGCGGCCCTATGCGCCGATCGAGATCCTGTCCGACGATCAGGTGCGGACGATCCATGAAATGGGCCTGACCATCCTGGAGGAGATCGGCATGCGCGTGCTGCAGCCGCGGGCGCGGCAGTTTTATCGCGCCGCCGGCTGCGATGTCGACGAAAGCGCCATGCGGGTGCGCTTCGACCGCGCCATGGTGATGGAGCGCGTCGCCATGGCGCCATCGTCCTTCGAGCTGCGCGCCCGCAATCCCGCGAAGAACGTCAAGGTCGGCGGAAAGCACTGCATCCTGTCGTCGGTCGGCGGCCCGGCCTATGTCATGGACAATGATCGCGGCCGCCGTCCCGGCACCTATGCCGAGATGTGCGACTATCTGAAACTCATCCAGTCGTTCAACGTGCTGCACCAGGAAGGCGGCGGCCCGTTCGAGCCGCTCGACCTGCACCAGAACACGCGTCATCTCGACCTCTACTATGCCGAGATCACCTTGCTCGACAAGAACTGGCAGCCGCAAACCCTTGGTCAGGGGCGCGCAATCGACGCGCTGGAGATGGTGGCGATTTCGCTCGGCACGACGCGCGAAAACCTTGCCCGGGAGATGCCGGTCTTCACCGGCATCATCAACACCAACTCGCCGCTGCAGCTCGACGAGCCTATGGCCGAAGGCCTGATCGCGCTGGCCGAGCATGGCCAGGTCAATGTCATCACGCCGTTCACGCTGGCCGGCGCGATGAGCCCGGTGACGCTTGCGGGCGCGCTGTCGCAGCAGCATGCCGAGGCGCTGGCCGGTATCGTGCTGACCCAGATCGTGCGTCCGGGCGTGCCTGTCATGTATGGCGGCTTCACCTCCAATGTCGACATGAAGACCGGCGCGCCGGCCTTCGGGACGCCCGAATACACACAGGCCGCGCAGATCACCGGGCAGCTCTGCCGGCTGATCGGCGTGCCGTTCCGCTCCAGCAATGTCACAGCCGCCAATTCGGTCGACGCGCAGGCCGCTTATGAAAGCGCCATGTCCCTGTGGGGCTGCCTGATGGGCGGCGCCAACCTGGTGCTGCATGCCGCCGGCTGGCTCGGCGGCGGGCTCACCGCATCGTTCGAGAAACTGGTCATCGATGCCGAGATGCTGCAGATGATGTCGGCCTATTTCGATCCGCCCGTGGTCGACATCGACACGCTGGCGCTGGAGGCGGTGCGCGAGGTCGGCCCGGCCGGACATTTCTTCGGCGCGGCGCACACCATGCAACGCTACGAGCGCGCCTTCTATTCACCGCTGGTGTCCAACTGGGACAATTACGATACTTGGGTCGAACGCGGCCAGGTCACGGCGCGCGAGCGGGCCAATGTCGTGTGGAAGCGCATGGTCGCCGAATACGAACAGCCGCCGATCGATCCCGGCATCGACGAGGCGCTGCGCGACTATATGGAGCGGCGGAAACGCGAAGGTGGTTCACCGCTGAACTAA
- a CDS encoding maleylacetate reductase — protein sequence MEPFVYNGQPARVIFGSGTIQQLPAELDRLGLKRVAVLATPPQEPEARRLVEQLGGRAAGVYARATMHTPVEVTEDALRVILDLKADGLVAVGGGSTTGLAKAIALRTDLPQIVVPTTYAGSEMTPILGETRDGVKVTQSSPKVLPEIVIYDIDLTLSLPAAMSGTSGLNAIAHAVEALYARERNPVISLMATEAIGALAAALPTIAVEPDNREARSKALYGAWLCGICLGSVGMALHHKLCHTLGGSFDLPHAETHAIVLPHALAYNAPAVPDVMQRLRDVLGTDDPAMALYDLADRVGARRALADIGMPENGIELATDRALSNPYWNPRPLEREALKGLIARAYAGERPRS from the coding sequence ATGGAACCCTTCGTCTATAACGGCCAGCCGGCCCGCGTCATTTTCGGATCCGGCACCATCCAGCAGCTGCCGGCGGAACTGGACCGGCTGGGCCTGAAGCGGGTCGCGGTGCTGGCAACGCCGCCGCAGGAGCCGGAAGCGCGACGGCTCGTCGAACAGCTCGGCGGCCGCGCCGCCGGCGTCTACGCGCGGGCGACGATGCATACGCCGGTGGAGGTCACCGAGGACGCGCTGCGTGTCATTCTGGACCTCAAGGCCGACGGGCTCGTCGCCGTGGGCGGTGGCTCGACCACGGGCCTTGCCAAGGCCATCGCACTGCGGACCGACCTGCCGCAGATCGTGGTGCCGACCACCTATGCCGGCTCGGAAATGACGCCGATCCTTGGTGAGACCAGGGACGGAGTGAAGGTCACCCAGTCGAGCCCCAAAGTGCTGCCCGAAATCGTGATCTACGACATCGACCTCACTCTGTCGCTGCCCGCGGCCATGTCCGGCACCAGCGGGCTCAACGCGATCGCGCATGCGGTCGAAGCGCTTTATGCACGCGAGCGCAACCCGGTCATCAGCCTGATGGCGACAGAGGCGATCGGCGCGCTTGCCGCGGCCCTGCCGACAATAGCCGTCGAGCCCGACAACCGGGAAGCGCGTTCAAAGGCGCTTTACGGCGCCTGGCTTTGCGGCATCTGCCTGGGCTCGGTGGGCATGGCGCTGCACCACAAGCTTTGCCATACGCTCGGCGGCAGCTTCGACCTGCCGCATGCCGAAACGCATGCGATCGTGCTTCCGCACGCGCTTGCCTACAACGCTCCGGCGGTGCCGGACGTGATGCAGAGGCTGCGCGACGTGCTCGGCACGGACGACCCGGCCATGGCGCTCTACGATCTTGCCGACAGGGTCGGCGCACGGCGAGCGCTCGCGGATATCGGCATGCCTGAAAATGGCATCGAGCTTGCGACGGACAGGGCGCTGTCCAACCCCTACTGGAACCCGCGCCCCCTTGAGCGCGAGGCGCTGAAGGGGTTGATCGCCCGGGCTTATGCAGGCGAACGGCCGCGCTCCTGA
- a CDS encoding SDR family NAD(P)-dependent oxidoreductase, which produces MAEEPLFTNVLPELVVVSGTASGLGTKIAHLLVASGVRTIGLDLAPAPSELSSELYTHVRGDVSLEETWSDIARSVTAIDPGTLGLVTSAAMLNVGTVLEFDKAAMEKTMSVNFIGTALAFRALLPLMIARGGGPIVAVASIDATFAEQQLAIYAASKGAVRQLTRTVAMDHARQGIRANVLSPGPMLAGLFERHMKSASDPDRFLATRANRQPSGRILDPGEVARAALFLLCDASTALNGAEIVADGGLTTSFDFRTGSEGASV; this is translated from the coding sequence ATGGCCGAGGAGCCACTGTTTACCAATGTTCTGCCTGAACTCGTCGTGGTTTCAGGCACGGCTTCCGGTCTGGGCACCAAGATCGCCCATCTTCTGGTCGCGAGCGGCGTGCGCACCATCGGCCTCGATCTCGCGCCGGCGCCTTCCGAGCTCTCCAGCGAGCTCTACACGCATGTGCGGGGCGACGTATCGCTCGAGGAGACCTGGAGCGACATCGCCCGCTCCGTGACCGCCATCGATCCGGGAACCCTCGGACTGGTCACCTCGGCCGCCATGCTGAACGTCGGCACCGTGCTGGAGTTCGACAAGGCGGCGATGGAAAAAACCATGTCCGTCAACTTCATCGGCACGGCACTCGCCTTCCGCGCGCTGCTGCCGCTGATGATCGCGCGCGGCGGCGGCCCGATCGTCGCCGTTGCCAGCATCGACGCGACCTTCGCCGAGCAGCAGCTCGCGATCTACGCCGCCTCCAAGGGGGCCGTGCGCCAGCTGACGCGGACCGTGGCCATGGACCACGCCCGACAGGGCATTCGCGCCAATGTGCTGAGCCCCGGCCCCATGCTGGCCGGCCTGTTCGAACGGCATATGAAGTCGGCCAGCGACCCGGACCGCTTCCTTGCCACGCGCGCCAATCGCCAGCCTTCGGGCCGAATCCTCGATCCGGGCGAAGTCGCCCGCGCGGCGCTTTTCCTGCTCTGTGACGCCTCGACCGCGCTCAACGGCGCCGAAATCGTCGCCGATGGCGGCCTGACGACCAGCTTCGACTTCCGGACCGGGTCCGAAGGCGCATCGGTCTGA